A single Desulfomonile tiedjei DNA region contains:
- a CDS encoding BrnT family toxin encodes MIRAYFDWDLNKDLENQEKHGVSFADAQYAFADPLRVIAEDSSHSDREKRYYCFGKVGGGVLTVRFTFRGDVIRIIGAGYWRKGKAIYERKNKVPR; translated from the coding sequence ATGATAAGGGCGTATTTCGACTGGGACCTGAACAAGGACCTGGAAAACCAGGAGAAGCACGGGGTCTCCTTCGCTGATGCTCAATACGCTTTCGCAGACCCGCTGCGTGTCATCGCTGAGGACTCGAGTCACAGCGACAGGGAAAAACGCTACTACTGTTTTGGAAAGGTGGGTGGCGGAGTTCTTACTGTTCGGTTCACGTTTCGCGGCGACGTGATCCGCATAATTGGGGCCGGTTATTGGCGGAAAGGTAAGGCGATTTATGAGCGCAAAAATAAAGTACCACGATGA
- a CDS encoding polyamine aminopropyltransferase produces the protein MNQSFPGIFLLAAVFVVAVCGLIYELIAASLSSYLLGSSITQFSLVIGVFLTAMGIGSYLTRFLKKDLADAFVAIQIGIGLSGGLSAAVLLAAFSVLPTYLPILIGVLAITGTLVGMEIPILIRILRSQEALRVTVSNVLALDYIGALIASCAFPLLLVPHLGLLRTSFVFGLINVAVAGVALRVMGYMLRRKRILAVLACFSGVVLAVGLVGSGAFASLTETLLYQDDIVLVRQTPYQRIIVTRWHNDTRLFIDGNLQFSSVDEHRYHEALVHPAMAASPGAKRVLILGGGDGMTAREVLKYSRVETVDLVDLDAEMIRIFRERPVLAELSEKALLHPKVKVHVEDAGKFLEQSADSWDVIFLDLPDPNNLSLARLYTRSFYKLLSQHLSVNGIAVTQATSPFYAAEAFWCIVRTWADAPLGPEGEARFKVYPYHAYVPSFGDWGFVLASRREVDPKKLSLSKEIQLRFLTNELLPTLFAFPKDSSPPPEIQANRLDNQVLVKYYRKGWRRFGP, from the coding sequence ATGAATCAATCTTTTCCAGGGATCTTTCTTCTTGCCGCGGTATTTGTGGTCGCTGTCTGCGGCCTGATCTACGAACTGATTGCCGCATCCCTCTCGTCCTATCTGCTGGGCAGTTCCATCACCCAATTTTCCCTGGTGATAGGTGTTTTTCTGACAGCTATGGGAATAGGGTCGTACCTGACCCGGTTCCTGAAGAAGGACCTTGCCGACGCGTTCGTAGCAATTCAGATCGGTATCGGTCTGTCCGGAGGACTTTCCGCCGCGGTTCTCCTCGCAGCCTTTTCCGTTCTGCCTACGTACTTGCCGATTCTTATCGGAGTGCTTGCCATCACAGGCACCCTGGTAGGAATGGAAATCCCCATTTTGATCAGAATATTGAGGAGCCAGGAGGCGCTCAGGGTGACCGTCTCCAATGTGCTGGCGCTGGACTATATAGGCGCTCTTATTGCGTCTTGCGCTTTTCCGCTGCTCCTCGTCCCTCATCTAGGACTATTGCGAACCTCCTTCGTTTTCGGTTTGATTAACGTTGCAGTCGCTGGGGTTGCCCTCCGTGTTATGGGCTACATGCTGCGAAGAAAGAGGATTCTCGCGGTCCTGGCTTGCTTTTCCGGTGTCGTGTTGGCTGTAGGACTTGTCGGCTCCGGAGCTTTCGCGTCTCTGACAGAGACGCTCCTGTATCAAGACGACATCGTTCTGGTCCGACAGACCCCTTATCAGCGAATCATCGTCACCAGATGGCACAACGACACAAGGTTGTTTATTGACGGAAACCTCCAGTTCTCCTCTGTTGACGAGCATCGGTATCACGAGGCGCTCGTTCATCCGGCTATGGCCGCGTCGCCGGGGGCCAAGCGGGTCCTTATCCTGGGAGGCGGCGATGGTATGACCGCACGGGAAGTCCTCAAGTATTCACGGGTCGAGACTGTCGATCTGGTGGATTTGGACGCGGAAATGATTCGGATTTTCAGGGAACGGCCTGTGCTTGCCGAACTTTCGGAAAAAGCGCTCCTGCATCCCAAGGTCAAGGTTCATGTAGAGGATGCGGGCAAATTCCTCGAACAGTCGGCCGACTCATGGGATGTCATATTCCTTGACCTGCCCGACCCCAACAACCTTTCCCTGGCCAGACTCTATACAAGGAGCTTCTACAAGCTGCTATCCCAGCACCTTAGCGTAAACGGAATTGCCGTCACCCAGGCAACAAGTCCATTTTACGCGGCGGAAGCATTCTGGTGCATTGTTCGTACCTGGGCCGATGCACCTCTGGGACCGGAAGGGGAGGCGCGCTTCAAGGTCTATCCGTACCATGCCTATGTCCCGTCTTTCGGGGACTGGGGCTTTGTGCTGGCCTCCCGCCGCGAGGTCGATCCCAAGAAACTGTCCCTGTCCAAAGAAATACAGTTGAGATTCCTCACGAATGAGCTTCTGCCCACTCTTTTTGCATTCCCCAAGGACTCCTCACCCCCTCCGGAAATACAGGCGAACCGCCTGGATAATCAAGTTTTGGTTAAATACTACCGGAAAGGCTGGAGACGCTTCGGCCCGTGA
- a CDS encoding DUF4178 domain-containing protein has translation MERKFQCPSCGGANKVTNPGILMKICDYCKTAIYWDKESALRAGNKSMDLPQSARFKVGATGKIRGRSFTVLGRLTYAHDQGVWHEWFVEMQDGQIMWLTEDEGELFLETPLELVTPAPPFEELQPGMQITLNDKVGVVEEIGKAQCLGGEGQIPFQVEIGETYPYADGAGGDGSFSFGLEYDAQTGKPSAFIGKILDIKESKVRPEDREGPAERTGEIIRCTSCGKPYEGPRAESTKMVVCAACGSALQLDEAQLRVVGKNPGKKPGFSLNVGTPVTLEGIKYEVMGRLYYAEVEEGLEYGSFEYVLYNAQQGYLWLSEESGHFTISRVVHSRVAVPPIPVAKMAVRVGSETFKIFESGTMAIKWVDGALPWVAAIGQSTRYTHMIKPPEYVDQEITGKEVELFRGRYVDHGEMLAAVPKETRLPEPRGIYSCQPYAPSAWIEGIGTIGAIFVLVNILLLFYSLMAGKATPILQETVTSAQYSQEQMTAPFKVPRDKSILRLSGSAPVNNSWLALDFALVDTDDRVISELYDESSYYHGQDSEGSWSEGSASFGSYFRVNKAGNYRLLVHGTGGSGTSGPSKNENVKLSLTADNTISWYFIIPLILAALVGLVEPMLRWSFETRRWSAVSGSGDDDSGDDD, from the coding sequence TCTGCGATTACTGCAAGACCGCGATCTATTGGGACAAGGAATCGGCTTTACGAGCGGGCAACAAGTCCATGGATCTTCCCCAATCCGCGCGATTCAAGGTCGGCGCGACCGGAAAGATCAGAGGGCGTTCGTTCACTGTGTTGGGACGACTCACTTATGCTCATGACCAGGGGGTCTGGCACGAGTGGTTCGTGGAGATGCAAGACGGGCAAATTATGTGGCTCACAGAGGACGAGGGCGAACTCTTTCTCGAAACTCCACTGGAACTGGTGACTCCGGCGCCGCCTTTCGAAGAGCTGCAGCCGGGAATGCAGATCACCCTGAACGACAAGGTGGGGGTTGTGGAAGAAATCGGAAAGGCCCAGTGCCTTGGAGGAGAGGGCCAGATCCCCTTCCAGGTTGAAATCGGGGAAACCTATCCTTATGCAGACGGCGCGGGGGGTGACGGCAGTTTTTCTTTCGGGCTCGAATATGATGCTCAGACAGGGAAGCCGAGCGCGTTTATCGGAAAAATCCTCGACATAAAGGAAAGTAAAGTAAGACCGGAGGATCGCGAAGGGCCGGCCGAACGCACTGGCGAAATCATACGCTGCACCTCCTGCGGAAAGCCTTACGAGGGACCCAGGGCCGAATCCACCAAGATGGTGGTATGCGCGGCCTGTGGATCTGCGCTCCAATTGGATGAAGCACAGCTTCGGGTCGTTGGCAAGAACCCCGGCAAGAAACCGGGCTTTTCTCTGAATGTCGGTACTCCGGTCACCCTGGAAGGGATCAAATACGAGGTTATGGGGCGCCTCTACTACGCGGAGGTTGAAGAAGGGCTTGAGTACGGGTCTTTCGAGTATGTCCTATACAATGCGCAGCAGGGGTATCTGTGGCTGTCCGAGGAAAGCGGCCATTTCACCATAAGCCGCGTGGTGCATTCACGGGTCGCGGTGCCGCCGATTCCGGTGGCCAAGATGGCCGTGCGGGTTGGGTCGGAGACCTTCAAGATATTCGAAAGCGGCACAATGGCCATTAAATGGGTTGACGGAGCTTTGCCCTGGGTCGCCGCAATAGGCCAGTCGACCCGTTACACGCATATGATCAAGCCGCCGGAATATGTCGATCAGGAAATTACCGGCAAGGAGGTGGAGCTTTTCCGGGGGCGTTACGTCGATCACGGCGAAATGCTGGCCGCTGTTCCCAAGGAAACCAGGCTCCCGGAACCTCGCGGGATTTATTCCTGTCAGCCTTACGCCCCATCTGCGTGGATCGAAGGAATAGGAACGATCGGCGCGATCTTTGTACTGGTAAATATCCTCCTGCTGTTCTACAGCCTCATGGCTGGCAAGGCCACACCGATCCTTCAGGAAACCGTTACCTCTGCCCAGTATTCCCAGGAACAGATGACCGCCCCTTTCAAGGTTCCCCGTGATAAAAGCATTTTGCGCCTCTCGGGGTCGGCTCCGGTGAACAACTCGTGGCTGGCGCTCGACTTTGCGCTCGTGGACACTGACGATCGTGTGATATCCGAGCTTTATGACGAGTCGTCTTACTACCACGGGCAAGACTCGGAAGGCTCCTGGTCTGAAGGCTCCGCTTCGTTCGGTTCTTACTTCAGGGTTAATAAGGCCGGCAATTATCGACTGCTCGTGCACGGGACCGGCGGCAGCGGAACCAGCGGACCTTCAAAAAACGAGAACGTGAAGCTGAGCTTGACCGCGGACAATACGATTTCCTGGTATTTCATTATTCCCCTTATCCTTGCGGCTTTGGTGGGATTGGTAGAACCGATGCTCCGCTGGAGCTTCGAGACTCGACGATGGTCTGCCGTCAGCGGATCAGGGGATGATGATTCGGGAGACGACGACTGA
- a CDS encoding type II toxin-antitoxin system HicB family antitoxin has translation MKDYHINLFHSEEDEGYIADIPDLKHCSAFGETPEEALHEVHKARAAWLEAAREHGKPIPEPRYRPVIYQVA, from the coding sequence GTGAAAGACTATCACATCAACCTGTTCCACAGTGAAGAGGATGAGGGGTACATTGCAGACATACCCGATTTGAAGCACTGTTCTGCTTTCGGCGAAACCCCGGAAGAAGCCCTGCATGAAGTTCACAAAGCCCGGGCCGCCTGGCTTGAGGCAGCACGCGAGCATGGCAAGCCTATCCCAGAACCTCGTTATCGTCCTGTCATTTATCAAGTCGCGTGA
- a CDS encoding sigma-70 family RNA polymerase sigma factor: MSNPEHEWPQRLAPKSIDREASLGELRVFLLKGVRSGLSGRPRTDEQFIEDVVQTALVRILDSLDRFEGRSAFTTWALAIALRVAYSELRRRHWNNVSLEELREKRGFLPDEVDTSANPFEAIAFNSLIALMHRLVRTKLTERQRNVLLAELNEMPQDEIARQMSITRNAVYKLSHDARKALRRALEAAGYEVEQVRDVLESPTR; the protein is encoded by the coding sequence ATGAGCAATCCCGAGCACGAATGGCCGCAGCGTCTGGCACCCAAAAGCATTGATCGCGAAGCCTCGCTGGGTGAGTTACGCGTCTTCTTGCTTAAAGGCGTCCGCAGCGGGTTGTCCGGCCGCCCCAGAACCGACGAACAATTCATTGAGGACGTGGTCCAGACGGCGCTGGTTCGCATTCTGGATAGTCTGGACAGGTTTGAAGGACGCAGCGCTTTTACTACCTGGGCTCTCGCCATCGCACTGCGGGTCGCATATTCGGAACTGCGGCGCAGGCACTGGAACAACGTCTCCCTGGAAGAATTGAGGGAGAAACGCGGTTTTTTGCCGGACGAAGTCGACACATCGGCCAATCCGTTCGAGGCCATTGCGTTTAACAGTCTGATCGCTCTCATGCATCGGTTGGTCCGCACCAAGCTCACAGAGCGCCAGCGGAACGTGCTGCTGGCCGAGCTTAACGAGATGCCGCAGGATGAGATCGCGCGGCAAATGAGTATCACGAGGAACGCTGTTTACAAACTCTCTCATGACGCGCGCAAAGCGCTAAGGCGAGCCCTAGAGGCTGCCGGCTATGAAGTCGAACAGGTGCGTGATGTTTTGGAGAGTCCGACGAGGTAG
- a CDS encoding CopG family transcriptional regulator — translation MSAKIKYHDEPLGDVKIIPDFLPSPSELAFREESVKVTISLSKKSVDFFKSEATKHNTQYQRMIRQLLDAYVEAQSEARQRRSAKIAGNRANG, via the coding sequence ATGAGCGCAAAAATAAAGTACCACGATGAACCGTTGGGCGACGTCAAGATAATCCCTGATTTTCTCCCGTCTCCTTCTGAACTGGCGTTTCGAGAGGAGTCCGTCAAGGTAACCATTTCCCTCAGCAAGAAGAGCGTCGATTTCTTCAAGTCTGAGGCAACGAAACATAATACGCAGTATCAGCGCATGATCCGACAGTTGCTTGACGCTTACGTCGAGGCACAGTCGGAGGCTCGACAGCGTCGGTCCGCAAAGATCGCCGGCAATCGCGCAAATGGGTAG
- a CDS encoding DUF350 domain-containing protein translates to MEQGSYHLALWPVLSTVVYSVIGLGVFAIALFIMQKVTPFSIGKEIEQDQNIALAIIIGSVFISLAIIIQAAIR, encoded by the coding sequence ATGGAACAAGGTTCATACCATCTGGCGCTTTGGCCTGTATTGAGCACCGTGGTTTATTCCGTCATCGGCCTGGGAGTGTTTGCGATAGCTCTTTTCATTATGCAGAAGGTCACTCCCTTCTCCATAGGGAAAGAAATAGAGCAGGACCAGAACATCGCTCTGGCTATTATCATTGGATCGGTTTTCATATCCCTGGCCATAATTATTCAGGCGGCAATAAGGTAG
- a CDS encoding type II toxin-antitoxin system VapC family toxin yields the protein MILVDTSVWVRHLREGDPDLERLLNNGEVMCHPFIIGELACGNLRNRHEILSLLQLLPLATQAKHEEVLHFIEQNHLNGMGLGYIDLHLSASAVLTGVPMWTADRRLNEANERLGIRYRPVLRT from the coding sequence ATGATTCTTGTAGACACTTCGGTGTGGGTGCGCCACCTTCGGGAGGGAGATCCGGACCTTGAACGGCTGCTGAACAATGGAGAAGTGATGTGCCACCCGTTCATTATTGGCGAGCTTGCGTGCGGCAATCTCAGGAACAGGCATGAAATCCTTTCACTCTTGCAACTTCTTCCACTGGCAACGCAGGCAAAGCACGAAGAGGTCCTCCACTTCATAGAGCAAAACCATCTAAACGGAATGGGACTCGGTTACATTGACCTCCATCTCTCTGCCTCCGCCGTATTGACGGGTGTACCGATGTGGACCGCTGACAGAAGGCTAAATGAAGCCAACGAGAGGCTTGGCATAAGATACAGGCCTGTGCTACGCACATAA